CGCCGGTTTCACCATCTCGATCTTCGGCTACGCCTTCGTCCTGCTCACCAAGTTCGACTCCCCGCTGTGGGTGCTGCTCACCGGTGTCGGTGTGGCGAACGTCGGTCTGATGATGGCCATGGTCCTGGTCGGTGACCTGGCGCTGTCCACCGTGCCGAAGGCCAAGGCCGGCTCGGCGTCCGCCCTGCTGGAGACCACCCAGCAGTTCGGTGGTGCGGCCGGTATGGCCGTCCTGGGAAGCGTCGGCTTCGCCGTGTACCGCAACGGCCTGGCCGACAAGCTCCCGACCGACCTGCCGGCCAACGTCGCCCAGCACGCCCGGGAGGCCCTGGCCGACGCCGTCGCGGTGGCCAACCAGCTCCCGGACGGCGTCCGGGACACGGTCGTCCGGATCGCCCGGGTGGCCTTCACCGACGGCATGCACGCGGCGGCGATCACCGCCGGTGGCGTCATGATCTTCGGCGCGATCCTGTCCGCGGTCGTCCTCGGCAAGCTGCCGAAGGAGATCGAGGCGCCGGACGACGAGGACACCGACGGCGCCGCGAGCATCCCGCAGCAGAACGGGGACCGCTCGCCGGTCGGCCACCACTGACCTGACCGGAGCGCACAACTGAAAGGGCGGCGGGCCGGGGTGGAGAACCCCGGCCCGCCGCCCTTCGGTGTTCCCGCGGTCAGCCGCCCAGCTGGGTGGTGCTGCCCAGCTGGGTGGTGATGGCCCGCAGCACCGCCGGGGCGTGGTGGTTGAGGTAGAAGTGCCCGCCCTGGAAGACCTGCATCTCGAAGCCCGCGGTGGTGTGCTCGGACCACGCGCGGGCCTCCTCCAGGTTCACCTCCGGGTCCTCGTCGCCGGTCAGCGCGATGATCGGGCAACTCAACTTCGGCCCCGGGCGGTACTGGTAGGTCTCGGCGGCCTTGTAGTCGCTGCGGATCGCGGGCATGATCATCTGCAGCATCTCGTCGTCGCCCAGCACCTGGGCGTCGGTCCCGCTCATCTTCTTCAGGTTGGCGATCAACTCGGCGTCCCCGTACAGGTGGACCCGCCCCGGGCGGTGCCGGGACGGCGCCCGGCGGCCGGAGGCGAACAGCGCCGTCGGCACCACTCCGCGCCGCTCCAGCCGCTTCGCCACCTCGAACGCCAGCGTGGCGCCCAGGCTGTGGCCGAACAGCGCCAGCGGGCGGTCCAGCCACTCCCCCAGCTCCTCGACGACCAGGTCGGCGAGCCGGTCCACCGAGTCCACGCAGGGCTCGGTGCGCCGGTCCTGCCGGCCGGGGTACTGGATCGAGACCACGTCCAGGCCGGGCGACAGCGCCCGGGAGACGGGGAAGTAGTAGGTGGCCGACCCGCCGGCGTGCGGGAAGCAGACCAGCCTGGTCGGCGCCTCGGGCGCCGGATGGAACCTCCGGGTCCAGGCACCGCTCTCAACGGGCGTCACTGACATGGTGGTTGGGCTTCCTTCCTGAACAACTGCCGTGTCGGCAGCGCTACTCATGACCTGGACTTCGAGCCGGTGTTCCAGGCCCCGGGCGCACCGAAGCCCTCCGGCTCCCAGCCGGTGCCCCGGGGCGGCCGACCGGGCGGCCCGGCGGCGGCGGACCGCCGCCGGGCCAGTGCGAGCAACGCCACCACGGCGGCGGCGAGTTCCTCCGGATCCGGGGCACCCCGGACCACGGTGATCCGCGGACCCTCCTGCGTCTGCGCCATCACTACACCGGCGGGTTTCCGTGCTTGCGGGCCGGCAGCCGGGTGTGCTTGGCGCGCAGCATCGCCAGCGCGTCGATCAGCGTGGACCGGGTCAGC
This genomic interval from Kitasatospora gansuensis contains the following:
- a CDS encoding acyl-CoA carboxylase epsilon subunit, whose translation is MAQTQEGPRITVVRGAPDPEELAAAVVALLALARRRSAAAGPPGRPPRGTGWEPEGFGAPGAWNTGSKSRS
- a CDS encoding thioesterase II family protein, encoding MSVTPVESGAWTRRFHPAPEAPTRLVCFPHAGGSATYYFPVSRALSPGLDVVSIQYPGRQDRRTEPCVDSVDRLADLVVEELGEWLDRPLALFGHSLGATLAFEVAKRLERRGVVPTALFASGRRAPSRHRPGRVHLYGDAELIANLKKMSGTDAQVLGDDEMLQMIMPAIRSDYKAAETYQYRPGPKLSCPIIALTGDEDPEVNLEEARAWSEHTTAGFEMQVFQGGHFYLNHHAPAVLRAITTQLGSTTQLGG